In a single window of the Arachis hypogaea cultivar Tifrunner chromosome 6, arahy.Tifrunner.gnm2.J5K5, whole genome shotgun sequence genome:
- the LOC140173469 gene encoding uncharacterized protein: MAHMGAAIFRTVQGIPIHATKSFMEEAKSEFDRIKGLKEELEVKLAKVEKELEGEKASSIALAASLKLAEDMALKHKDSYVSAYRELMHLREDLETARVNYGELQGHLVGSVTAVSKNLMEQFRVVAPDADLTLISLDNVVRDGKIVPDDQDDDETDPPPMPSLKVSTSSVPHVTSDPDCQILNRDDGTVDAVPLQTRPPSPCTDAAGKAPNLS; this comes from the coding sequence atggctcatatgggtgcggctatattccgaacagttcaggggattccgattcatgccacaaaatccttcatggaagaggccaagtcagaatttgatcgaatcaagggtctgaaggaggagttggaggtgaagttggcgaaggtggagaaggagctggagggtgagaaggctagttctattgccttggctgcttctttgaagctggccgaggacatggcattgaaacataaggatagctatgtctcggcttatagggaattgatgcatcttcgggaggatttggaaactgctcgggttaattatggtgagcttcagggtcaccttgtgggtagcgtaactgccGTCTCcaagaacctgatggagcagttccgggttgttgctcctgatgctgatttgactctcatcagcctggacaatgtcgtgagggatggtaagattgtccctgatgaccaggatgatgatgagactgatcctcccccaatgccttctcttaaggtgtcgacctcctctgttcctcacgttacatctgatccggattgccagattctaaaccgggatgatggaaccgtggatgctgtgccccttcagactcgccctccatCTCCctgtactgatgctgccgggaaggctcctAATCTTAGCTGA